A genomic segment from Myxocyprinus asiaticus isolate MX2 ecotype Aquarium Trade chromosome 36, UBuf_Myxa_2, whole genome shotgun sequence encodes:
- the ptges3l gene encoding putative protein PTGES3L, whose protein sequence is MPKIVRPENCQPARTLWFDRKKYVTINFVVQNPKDVQVDIQDTKIILSCKDVDDNNIYNEIEFYDRVFKSDSREKVYDRTINVLIRKMKENVAWPRLQKDPAKPAWLLVDFDNWRDWENEEEDGMAEYEQYIDMINDVKKKGEPPAMDDLDDLSD, encoded by the exons ATGCCAAAGATTGTTAGACCAGAGAACTG TCAACCAGCCAGAACATTATGGTTTGACCGGAAGAAGTATGTCACTATCAACTTTGTGGTTCAAAACCCAAAAGATGTTCAAGTAGACATCCAGGACACTAAAATCATTCTAAG CTGTAAAGATGTTGATGACAACAATATCTACAACGAGATTGAATTTTATGACCGGGTATTCAAATCT GATTCGAGGGAGAAGGTCTATGATCGTACTATTAATGTGTTGATAAGGAAAATGAAGGAAAATGTGGCATGGCCCCGACTCCAAAAAGATCCAGCAAAG CCGGCGTGGCTGTTAGTAGACTTTGATAACTGGAGGGACTGGGAAAACGAGGAGGAAGACGGCATGGCAGAATATGAGCAATACATTGAT ATGATTAATGATGTGAAGAAGAAGGGAGAGCCACCTGCTATGGATGACCTGGATGATCTC AGTGACTGA